One genomic segment of Panulirus ornatus isolate Po-2019 chromosome 3, ASM3632096v1, whole genome shotgun sequence includes these proteins:
- the LOC139760586 gene encoding uncharacterized protein gives MQRPLATITRSGPLPQPTFGPSYSGSQRAPPLGRYVGAPPAGYQGAQPSGYQEAPPAGYQGAPPASYQGAPPASYQGAQPSGYQGAQPSGYQGAQPPASYRGAPPASYQGAQPSGYQGAPPASYQGAPPASYQGAQPSGYQGAPPASYQGAPPASYQGAPPAGYQGAQPSGYQGAPTGQGAQSSGYQGAQPSGYQGAPTGQGAQSSGYQGAPHASYRGAPPSGYQGAQSSGYQGAPPSGSQRAPPADYQRAPPANYQRAAIADNQRAPPTDFQRAPPANYQMPPLADYSEAPPFGSQEPVAAPPVVVLAKADCPNCRTGVVQSEFTLPGILLAIIFFPFGFLCCCLMKELRCTNCGTLYA, from the exons GACCCTTACCGCAGCCCACGTTTGGTCCTTCCTACTCAGGCTCCCAGAGGGCTCCACCCCTTGGTAGATACGTAGGAGCACCTCCTGCTGGTTACCAGGGGGCACAACCATCTGGTTACCAGGAGGCACCTCCTGCTGGTTACCAGGGGGCTCCTCCTGCTAGTTACCAGGGGGCACCTCCTGCTAGTTACCAGGGGGCACAGCCTTCTGGTTACCAGGGGGCACAACCTTCTGGTTACCAGGGGGCACAACCTCCTGCTAGTTACCGGGGGGCACCTCCTGCTAGTTACCAGGGGGCACAACCTTCTGGTTACCAGGGGGCTCCTCCTGCTAGTTACCAGGGGGCACCTCCTGCTAGTTACCAGGGGGCACAACCTTCTGGTTACCAGGGGGCTCCTCCTGCTAGTTACCAGGGGGCACCTCCTGCTAGTTACCAGGGGGCACCTCCTGCTGGTTACCAGGGGGCACAACCTTCTGGTTACCAGGGGGCTCCCACAGGCCAGGGGGCACAATCTTCTGGTTACCAGGGGGCACAACCTTCTGGTTACCAGGGGGCACCCACAGGCCAGGGGGCACAATCTTCTGGTTACCAGGGGGCTCCTCATGCTAGTTACCGGGGGGCACCACCATCTGGTTACCAGGGGGCACAATCTTCTGGTTACCAGGGGGCACCTCCTTCGGGCTCTCAAAGGGCGCCTCCCGCAGACTACCAAAGGGCGCCACCCGCTAACTACCAGAGAGCGGCTATCGCTGATAACCAAAGGGCGCCTCCCACCGACTTCCAAAGGGCGCCTCCCGCCAATTACCAGATGCCGCCCCTCGCTGACTACTCAGAAGCACCTCCCTTCGGATCACAGGAGCCGGTGGCAGCGCCTCCTGTAGTCGTGCTGGCCAAGGCTGACTGTCCCAACTGCCGG aCCGGAGTGGTGCAGAGCGAGTTCACTCTCCCAGGGATCCTCCTAGCCATCATATTCTTCCCTTTCGGATTCCTGTGTTGCTGCCTCATGAAGGAGCTGCGGTGCACCAACTGCGGTACTCTTTATGCCTAG
- the LOC139759393 gene encoding oplophorus-luciferin 2-monooxygenase non-catalytic subunit-like, whose product MPLSRILLLLMLYASGSRCALKDSQRLTHTYPLYHRFKATVLPGEDIHLNRHEGKPYKLKTATRTLDSTLKTEKFHKNIDSLSGSGKERNTITEQNLGNDSEQEIPEKTSKRRLSSQTMASTLSASHSLRKSTMKDTVDDVRDSRLRWMRNQGELTRAPELTRAPLPSPQVCATIERESTVRGTAPPMVCDLCPTTVDNKNPLSPCTCVGNSGTGAGLISITCPPTTSTTDQIHDIFTNTDFITTRVFRFTLRGTNVSGVLSQDLWGDLNFVQVVIVQNMINHVDNKAFINSANSPHLAQPWDVADTNQISEYVTTGVDDLPKLQTLILKRNRLTFIYSHAFNYSSLMLLDLSYNTIDSVGKNAFAALDKLEELYLDHNQLTSLDDDTFYFYNHNPHSNFLQIDLSWNKISYISDDAFRGLRNVQIDLRENQLTTISQKIFYPIILDSQYFAFLAFDGNEIRCDCKLLWIVVEPIVTSCFDNFICADTGIPLYALTPSDLGNCTDSILL is encoded by the exons ATGCCTCTATCAAGGATTTTATTACTACTGATGTTGTATGCGAGCGGCAGCCGCTGTGCACTGAAAGACAGCCaaagacttacacacacataccctttgTACCACCGCTTTAAGGCGACCGTTCTGCCTGGCGAAGACATCCATTTAAACAGACACGAAGGGAAGCCATACAAGCTAAAAACAGCGACACGAACCTTGGACAGCACTTTGAAAACAGAAAAATTCCATAAAAATATCGATAGCCTTTCGGGCTCAGGAAAAGAAAGGAATACCATAACCGAACAAAATCTTGGGAACGACTCTGAGCAAGAAATTCCCGAGAAGACATCGAAGCGGAGGCTAAGCTCCCAGACAATGGCTTCAACCTTAAGCGCCTCCCACAGTCTACGGAAATCCACAATGAAAGACACAGTGGATGATGTGCGTGACAGTCGGTTACGGTGGATGAGGAACCAAGGAGAACTAACTCGGGCACCAGAACTAACTCGGGCACCACTGCCGAGTCCACAAGTGTGTGCAACCATCGAGCGGGAGTCGACCGTGCGAGGAACCGCCCCTCCCATGGTGTGCGACTTGTGTCCCACTACCGTCGACAACAAGAACCCTCTCTCCCCTTGCACA tgtgtgggtAATTCCGGGACGGGCGCTGGGTTGATCAGCATCACGTGCCcgcccaccacctccactaccgaCCAGATTCACGACATCTTCACCAACACCGATTTCATCACGACCCGCGTCTTCAG ATTTACTTTACGTGGGACGAACGTGAGCGGGGTGCTGAGCCAAGACCTGTGGGGCGATTTGAACTTTGTCCAGGTGGTGATCGTGCAGAACATGATCAACCACGTGGATAACAAGGCTTTCATCAACTCGGCCAACAGCCCTCACCTTGCTCAACCTTG GGACGTTGCAGATACCAACCAGATCAGCGAGTACGTGACGACGGGCGTGGACGACCTGCCCAAACTACAGACTCTCATCCTGAAGAGGAACCGCCTCACCTTCATCTACTCCCACGCCTTCAACTACTCCTCCCTCATGCTGCTCGACCTCTCTTACAACACGATCGACAGCGTCGGCAAGAACGCCTTCGCGG CGTTGGACAAGCTAGAGGAGCTGTACCTGGACCACAACCAGCTCACCTCCCTGGACGATGACACCTTCTacttctacaaccacaacccccactcCAACTTCCTCCAGATAGATCTCTCCTGGAACAAGATCTCCTACATAAG TGATGACGCCTTCCGTGGCCTGAGGAACGTCCAGATCGACCTGCGGGAGAACCAGCTCACCACCATCTCCCAGAAGATCTTCTACCCCATCATCCTCGACAGCCAGTACTTCGCCTTCTTAGCCTTCGATG GTAACGAGATCCGGTGTGACTGTAAGCTGCTGTGGATCGTGGTGGAACCCATCGTCACCAGCTGCTTCGACAACTTCATCTGCGCCGACACCGGCATCCCACTCTACGCCCTAACACCCTCCGACCTGGGCAACTGTACGGACTCCATCTTGCTGTAG